CGGGAAAGCCACCACATTGCTGGGGCCCGGCGTCTGCCGCAAACGGCTGGCAAAGCGCGCTTCAAAGCCATGCGGGATCACCGGCGTACTGGCGGTGGCCAACAGCTTGTCCAGCTCGTCATCGTTCAAAAACTTGTCCGTCCCCATCATCATCTGTTCTCCAAAACACCCAGAAGCATCCTGCCCTTGGCGCCCAATTTATCTTTCAGTCCTCGCCGTGCACGGGCCAGAAGGCTTTCCAGTGCATCGACACTAATTTCCATCGTGGCTGCCGCCTCGATATTGCTCATCTGCTCAAAATGCACGAGCGTCAGAGCGATTTTCTGCCGGTCCGGCAAATCGGTGATCGCGGCATCCATGCAGCGCGATACATAACTCACGTCATGCGTCGTCTCGGCACTTTCCCTGCCGTCGGGCACCTCATCGGCGGCCTCCAGCTCCTCGGTGGGTTTGCGCCGGAAGCGGTCCATCACCAGATTGGACGCCACCCGCAGCAGCCAACCCTTCAACGCCTTGGCCTCGCGCACCTGGCCCGGATTGGACCACAGGCGCAAGAAGGCCTCCTGCGTCACGTCTTCTGTATCCGCATGGCCCGATGTCAACCGCCAGACCACGCGGTACACATCCTTGTAATAACGCTGCAGCAGCACCGCAAAGGCCTGTTCGTTGCGGCCGCCTGAAGCTGCCAGCAAGTCACCGTCCGAAGCGGAGAGCCAGTGGTCACCGGGGCCTGAAGATGCGCCTTGTGTCACTGGGCGTATGGCCAAAACCGATCCCATCTCCGAAATTGACGTGGCATGGGGTGTTTTCCGTCGTTATTTGGCTGAATTGACATAGGGCAAATGCAACTCAGCCTTCAATCCCGGCGTATTGCTGCCTAAAATAATATTTCCATTCAATAGATTAGCAACACCTGACACCAAGCTCAAGCCAAGGCCGTTGCCCGGCTTAGAGCGGCTTTCATCCAACCTCACAAAGCGTTGCAGCGCGCGGGCACGGTCTGCTTCAGCGATGCCGCCGCCATGGTCTGCCACGGCGATCACCACATCATTGCCGCTGCGCCGGCCGGTAACGATGATGTCGGCCACGCCGTTTTCGCCCTCACCATATTTCATCGCGTTGTCGATCAAATTGGTCAGCGCCTGCGCCATCAATTCGCGCTTGCCGCGCACCAAAAGGCCGGGCTCGGATTCGAGTTTCAGCGTGCCGCCGCTTTCTTCGGCCACGGGTGTGTAGAGATCCACCACGTCTTCCAGAATTTCATGCGCATCCAGCACTTGTAGGTTTGCACGTTGCTGGCCGGATTCAATCTGGGTGATCGACAGCACGGCGTTGAATGTCTGCAGCAGCGCATCGGAATCCGCCAGCGTCTGTTGCAGAGCGCCGCGGTGATTGCCTGCATCATCGGCGCGCAAGGCCGCCTCGATGCGGGCGCGCAGGCGGGTCAGCGGCGTTCTCAAATCATGCGCCACATTGCTGGAGACTTCGCGCATGCCGGACATCAGCTTTTCAATCTGGCCCAGCATTTCATTCAGCGATTGCGATAGACGGTCAAGCTCATCGCCACTGCCCGAGACCGGCATGCGGCCCGAAAGATCACCATTCATGATCACC
This genomic interval from Aestuariivirga litoralis contains the following:
- a CDS encoding RNA polymerase sigma factor — protein: MAIRPVTQGASSGPGDHWLSASDGDLLAASGGRNEQAFAVLLQRYYKDVYRVVWRLTSGHADTEDVTQEAFLRLWSNPGQVREAKALKGWLLRVASNLVMDRFRRKPTEELEAADEVPDGRESAETTHDVSYVSRCMDAAITDLPDRQKIALTLVHFEQMSNIEAAATMEISVDALESLLARARRGLKDKLGAKGRMLLGVLENR
- a CDS encoding sensor histidine kinase, with product MLSYLYYNTVGLLERQTEETIQAEVSGLADQFRSNGEVGLISAIERRMANRDSDIMFMLADPQGKHITGNLRSPTINSMPDNSWIDFTVTSSDDNATVGHVIHAFNVQLPDNFQLLVGEDVQDLNQFRNLVRDALYWSIGLSLAMGLVGGVLLSRNFLQRVDAITASSRVIMNGDLSGRMPVSGSGDELDRLSQSLNEMLGQIEKLMSGMREVSSNVAHDLRTPLTRLRARIEAALRADDAGNHRGALQQTLADSDALLQTFNAVLSITQIESGQQRANLQVLDAHEILEDVVDLYTPVAEESGGTLKLESEPGLLVRGKRELMAQALTNLIDNAMKYGEGENGVADIIVTGRRSGNDVVIAVADHGGGIAEADRARALQRFVRLDESRSKPGNGLGLSLVSGVANLLNGNIILGSNTPGLKAELHLPYVNSAK